From Bordetella flabilis, the proteins below share one genomic window:
- a CDS encoding enoyl-CoA hydratase/isomerase family protein: MTENATSADTPILTERDGPIVTVTLNRPEKLNALTVDAWRLLGDTFLALSADDDVRCVVLRGAGEKSFSPGNDISEFETSRSNTVQARTYGAIMRRTIEAVGQCRHPVVAQIHGICVGGGMEIASLADVRICGTGSRFGVPIKNLGLVMSYSELSPLVRLVGPDVALGILLEGTIFGADEALRLGVVTRVVPDDQVAAEAMATARRIAAGAPLVARWHKKFVRRIINGAPLTDAERDEAFDCFDTEDFRTGYRAFLAKQTPQFNGR; this comes from the coding sequence ATGACAGAGAACGCCACGTCGGCCGACACGCCCATCCTGACCGAGCGCGATGGTCCTATCGTTACGGTGACGCTCAACCGCCCGGAGAAGCTGAATGCCTTGACGGTGGACGCGTGGCGGCTGCTGGGCGACACCTTCCTGGCGTTGTCCGCGGATGACGATGTGCGTTGCGTGGTGCTGCGCGGCGCGGGGGAGAAGTCGTTCTCTCCCGGCAACGATATCTCGGAGTTCGAGACCTCCCGCTCGAATACGGTGCAGGCCCGAACCTATGGGGCCATCATGCGGCGCACGATCGAAGCGGTCGGGCAATGCCGCCATCCCGTCGTCGCGCAGATCCATGGCATCTGCGTCGGCGGCGGCATGGAGATCGCCAGCCTGGCCGATGTGCGCATTTGCGGGACCGGATCGCGCTTCGGCGTGCCGATCAAGAATCTGGGCCTGGTGATGTCCTATTCCGAGCTGTCGCCGCTGGTGCGGCTGGTCGGGCCGGATGTGGCGTTGGGCATCCTGCTGGAAGGCACGATCTTCGGGGCGGACGAAGCCTTGCGTCTGGGGGTGGTGACGCGTGTGGTGCCCGATGACCAGGTTGCCGCCGAGGCCATGGCGACGGCGCGGCGCATTGCGGCAGGCGCGCCCCTGGTGGCGCGCTGGCACAAGAAGTTCGTGCGCCGGATCATCAACGGGGCGCCGCTGACCGACGCCGAGCGCGACGAGGCCTTCGATTGCTTCGACACCGAGGATTTCCGTACCGGGTACCGCGCATTCCTGGCCAAGCAGACGCCGCAATTCAATGGCCGTTGA